CGAGGACGGTGACGGCGCAATAGATCAGCATGATATAGAGGAAACCGATGCCAAGGCGCTTCAAGAGGGCGAGGGTCTGCCCCAGATCGACCATCTGAACGGCCCAGACAAACAAGGCCAGGCCCAGAAGTAAAAAAATAATTTTTAAGGGTTGGAACATGCGATTAGCGGCGTTTCCCGGGTCGGGAGTCAGGGCAACGCCGCGAGGATCTGATGGATACTAGTTTGAATCTGGATTGAATGAGGCGCCAGCGACCGCTCAGCGGTCGCATTCCCCGCCGATCATATTGATCATGTCAAAGGTGGGGATGATATCCGCCAGCATTCCGCCTTTGCACATATCCTCCATCGCCGCCGTCATGGTGAAGCAGGGCGGTCGGACGCGGCATTTGTAAGGTTTCCCGGTGCCGTCGCTGACCAGATAGAAGCCGAGTTCGCCATTCGCCGCTTCCGTAGGCAGGTACACTTCGCCGACAGGCGGTTTGAGTCCGTCAATAACGACTTTGAAATGAGCGATCATCTCTTCCATCTTGGAGTAAACGTCCTGTTTTGACGGCACGCGCAAATACGGGTTGCTCACGTTAATCGGGCCTTCAGGCATATCCTTCATGGCTTGCTTGATGATCTTGAAGCTTTGTTTGATTTCTTCCATTCGAACCAGATAGCGGTCGAAATTGTCGCCAACCGTTCCAATGGGAATGTCAAAATCAAGTTTGTCGTAGACCAGATAGGGGTGAGCTTTGCGAACGTCGTAATCAATGCCGCAAGCGCGCAGACAAGGTCCCGTGAATCCCCAGGTGATTGCATTTTCCTTCGAGATGCCGCCGGTGTCGCGCATTCGGTCGAGAAAAATACGATTCTTGGTCAACAATTTGTCAACATCCTCGTAAAGAGAATCGAGTTTCGGGTAAGCCGCTTCGAGATCGTCGTTGAATCCCGGTGGCAGGTCGCACATCAATCCGCCGATGCGGATGTAATTGGAGGTCAGTCGTGCTCCGCAAACTTTTTCAAGAAGGTCCCAGAGAATTTCGCGAGTTTCAACGAAATAGATGAATGCGGTCAGCGCGCCCAGTTCAAGAGCGGCGGCGGCGATGTTGGTGTAATGATCTGTGATGCGGGCCAGTTCGTTGGTGACGACTCGAATGTACTGGCAACGCTCGGTGGCTTCGATGCCGCAGAGTTTTTCAACCGCCAGCGCATAGCCGATATTGTTCATGATTGCGGAACAATAGTTCAAGCGATCCGTGTAGGGGAAGACATTCGTCCAGGTGACGCTTTCGCACATCTTCTCGAATCCGCGATGCAGATAACCCACTTCGACGTCCATCTTGACGACGGTTTCGCCGTCCAGAGTCAGCAGGAACTTAACGGTTCCATGGGTGGCGGGGTGAGAAGGCCCCATGTTGAGGACCATGTGCTCGGTATGCAAATTTTCTTTTAAATCGCTCATAATTCAAAAACGTCCTTGATAAAGAGACGGATAATTTAAGTTAATTGGCTTTTGAAATTTTAACTGAAATGGTGTTTTGATCGCCATTTCGCAGGGTATTGACCGGTACTTCAGGCCAGTTTTTGGGAATATAGACCATTCCTTCCGGGGTTGCCGAACTGGTTTTGACTTCCACTTCAACCCGGCCTTGTTTGGATTCGACAAGGATTTTATCCCCGCTCTGGATATCGGCTTTCTGCGCATCCTTGGAGTTGATTTCCGCGATACAGGAAGGCCCGATGTCCACCAGCGCTTTGGCGTAATGCGAATAGTTGCCGATATGAAACATGTGATTGTTGCTCAATAGTTTCAATGGGAACTCTTTGCTGGTTTTTTGCGGTTCGACAAAATCGCTGGTTTTGAATTCCGGCTTGGCGGCAAATCCCTGCGGCTTCCATTGCAGGTATTTATTGCCCGGAAACAGCCCCTGATAACATGGGACTTCCTTTGCAATCTCGTCCTGGACATCCAGCGTGGATTCCGCCTTGAAGGGTTTTCCAAGCGCTTCAGCCAGTTGCATCAGGATATCAAAATCCGTTCTGGAGGCG
This window of the Candidatus Nitrohelix vancouverensis genome carries:
- a CDS encoding NADH-quinone oxidoreductase subunit D, which encodes MSDLKENLHTEHMVLNMGPSHPATHGTVKFLLTLDGETVVKMDVEVGYLHRGFEKMCESVTWTNVFPYTDRLNYCSAIMNNIGYALAVEKLCGIEATERCQYIRVVTNELARITDHYTNIAAAALELGALTAFIYFVETREILWDLLEKVCGARLTSNYIRIGGLMCDLPPGFNDDLEAAYPKLDSLYEDVDKLLTKNRIFLDRMRDTGGISKENAITWGFTGPCLRACGIDYDVRKAHPYLVYDKLDFDIPIGTVGDNFDRYLVRMEEIKQSFKIIKQAMKDMPEGPINVSNPYLRVPSKQDVYSKMEEMIAHFKVVIDGLKPPVGEVYLPTEAANGELGFYLVSDGTGKPYKCRVRPPCFTMTAAMEDMCKGGMLADIIPTFDMINMIGGECDR